A window from Microcoleus sp. FACHB-831 encodes these proteins:
- a CDS encoding pentapeptide repeat-containing protein — MKLKIFATLALLTTLSVANPVKADNPEHVKQLLETSACAKCDLTGADLTGAHLIGADLRDANLQGAILVNANLEGADLTGANLSGANLKGAFVSGTSLNLANLTNVNFSQAMLHNADVTGATLVDITLTDADVFNTGISIGGEYPSDN, encoded by the coding sequence ATGAAACTGAAGATTTTTGCTACTTTAGCTTTACTAACGACTCTATCGGTAGCAAATCCGGTTAAAGCTGACAACCCCGAACACGTCAAGCAGTTACTGGAAACCAGTGCATGTGCCAAGTGTGACTTGACAGGAGCAGATTTGACAGGCGCTCACCTTATTGGTGCTGATTTGAGAGATGCCAATTTACAGGGAGCAATCCTAGTCAATGCCAATTTAGAGGGCGCTGACTTAACTGGTGCTAATTTAAGCGGAGCAAATTTGAAGGGCGCTTTTGTTAGCGGTACTAGCTTAAATTTGGCTAACCTGACCAATGTTAATTTTAGTCAGGCTATGTTGCATAATGCTGACGTAACTGGTGCTACTTTGGTTGATATCACCTTAACCGACGCTGATGTATTTAACACAGGGATAAGTATTGGTGGAGAATATCCCAGCGATAATTAG
- a CDS encoding DUF760 domain-containing protein: MAFNSDFFNCDAEDTQVNQLLKYLQHQSPEVLARVAKSATPDIKQIISQNVQGLVGMLPSDHFNVQITTDRENLAGLLASAMMTGYFLRQMEQRMELDDAIAGTGSLPRKPGSGDKSSD, translated from the coding sequence ATGGCATTTAACTCTGACTTTTTCAATTGCGATGCTGAAGATACCCAAGTCAATCAGCTTTTGAAATATCTGCAACACCAATCTCCCGAAGTTTTAGCGCGAGTAGCCAAGTCAGCAACTCCTGACATCAAACAAATCATCTCGCAAAACGTTCAAGGATTGGTAGGTATGCTACCGTCTGACCATTTCAACGTTCAAATTACCACAGACCGAGAAAACTTAGCTGGTCTGCTTGCCTCAGCAATGATGACGGGATATTTCTTGCGTCAGATGGAACAACGCATGGAACTAGATGATGCGATCGCAGGCACTGGTTCTTTGCCTCGTAAACCAGGTAGCGGCGACAAATCAAGTGATTGA